The Plectropomus leopardus isolate mb chromosome 7, YSFRI_Pleo_2.0, whole genome shotgun sequence genome window below encodes:
- the irx4a gene encoding iroquois-class homeodomain protein IRX-4a, translating to MSYPQFGYPYSSAPQFLMTTNSLTTCCESTGRSIADSGVAASGQTPVYCPVYESRLLATARHELSSAAALGVYGSPYTGSQGYGNYVTYGTDASAFYSLGTFDTKDATASAHAGITQATAYYPYDPTLGQYQYDRYGSMDGGTRRKNATRETTSTLKAWLQEHRKNPYPTKGEKIMLAIITKMTLTQVSTWFANARRRLKKENKMTWPPRNKGSEEKRYDEDEDGSQEEQIKSENNEDETRSRPDKDLQLSDLDDFDTLESESSECELKHRYHMNTHMTTTGDCPAEHLIKDSSLKISIPVSLGGEQDLSKSCLKTNPEDFQPDSRQQPKACYNQQQQQGHQILDGKPRIWSLAQTATSLNQTEYPSCMLRCQPPPPSLTPSPAATSPVTGLDNRQDSPVTTLRNWVDGVFHDPLFRHSTLSQALTNTTVSWTTNTKGAILEAERSAAALQQHQDSSKDSATSFPKSINKLFCS from the exons ATGTCATATCCACAATTTGGATATCCCTACTCGTCTGCTCCACAA TTCCTGATGACAACCAACTCTCTGACCACTTGCTGCGAGTCCACCGGCAGATCCATAGCCGACTCCGGAGTAGCGGCGTCCGGGCAGACCCCAGTCTACTGTCCCGTGTACGAGAGCCGGCTGCTGGCCACCGCGAGGCATGAACTGAGCTCAGCCGCCGCGCTGGGCGTGTACGGGAGTCCCTACACCGGCAGTCAAGGCTATGGGAATTACGTTACATACGGCACGGACGCCTCGGCTTTCTACTCGCTG GGCACATTCGATACTAAAGATGCCACAGCTTCTGCGCATGCGGGAATCACCCAGGCAACAGCCTACTATCCTTATGATCCTACCCTGGGACAGTATCAGTATGACAG ATATGGTTCCATGGATGGGGGAACAAGGCGGAAGAACGCCACGCGCGAGACGACCAGCACGCTGAAGGCCTGGCTGCAGGAGCACAGGAAGAACCCGTACCCGACCAAAGGGGAGAAGATCATGCTGGCCATCATCACCAAAATGACCCTGACGCAGGTCTCCACCTGGTTTGCCAATGCCAGGAGGAGGCTCAAGAAGGAGAACAAGATGACATGGCCGCCCAGAAACAAGGGCTCAGAGGAGAAGAGATATGATGAGGATGAAGATGGGTCTCAGGAGGAGCAGATAAAGAGCGAGAACAACGAGGATG aGACCAGAAGTCGGCCTGATAAGGACCTCCAGTTAAGCGACTTGGACGATTTCGACACACTGGAGTCTGAGAGCTCGGAGTGTGAGCTGAAGCATCGGTaccacatgaacacacacatgacAACGACGGGCGACTGCCCCGCCGAGCACCTCATCAAGGACTCGTCTCTGAAAATCTCCATCCCTGTTTCTCTGGGAGGGGAGCAGGACTTGAGCAAAAGTTGTCTCAAAACGAACCCGGAGGATTTCCAGCCGGACAGCAGACAGCAGCCAAAAGCGTGTTataaccagcagcagcagcaggggcaCCAGATATTAGACGGCAAACCTCGCATCTGGTCTTTGGCCCAAACTGCGACGTCCCTGAACCAGACTGAGTACCCGTCCTGTATGCTGAGGTGCCAGCCGCCGCCCCCCTCTCTCACCCCGTCCCCCGCCGCTACCTCACCCGTGACCGGCCTGGACAACAGGCAGGACTCGCCGGTCACGACCCTGAGAAACTGGGTGGACGGGGTTTTCCACGACCCCTTGTTCAGGCACAGCACTTTGAGCCAGGCTCTGACCAACACCACCGTCTCTTGGACCACGAACACCAAAGGCGCCATTCTGGAGGCTGAGAGGAGCGCGGCGGCCTTGCAGCAGCACCAAGACTCCTCCAAAGACAGTGCCACGAGTTTCCCAAAAAGTATCAACAAACTTTTCTGCTCCTAA